A genome region from Trichosurus vulpecula isolate mTriVul1 chromosome 5, mTriVul1.pri, whole genome shotgun sequence includes the following:
- the LOC118850860 gene encoding LOW QUALITY PROTEIN: pre-mRNA-splicing factor CWC22 homolog (The sequence of the model RefSeq protein was modified relative to this genomic sequence to represent the inferred CDS: inserted 1 base in 1 codon), with amino-acid sequence MQLQLALREGDTINFHFANGSRAVKDLDAVKDLLQQVLPKFKSKANKELEEKSRMLQEDPGRQQVHSNESTMESRGRERGKRREREKEGDSDGRRDRKSPSPGRRSTKRATAQSSSALGEPPTKKKKDNLEPLLTHAGGAYIPPAKLRLMQEQIADKNSLAYQKMNWEALKKSINGLTNKVNISNVGVIIYELLQENLVRGRGLLSRSVLQAQSASPIFTHVYAALVAIINSKFPNIGELILKRLILNFRKAYRRNDKQLCLAASKFVAHLFNQNVAHELLCLEMLTLLLERPTGDGVEVAIGILKECGLKLTEVSPRGMNAIFERLRNILHECEMDRRIQYMIEVIFAVRKDGFKDHPVILEGLDLVEEEDQFTHMLPLEEDYNPEDVLNVFKLDPNFMDNEEKYKTLKKEILDERDSDSNTDQDAGSSEEEEEEEDEGEDEGLKVTIHDQTGTNLVSFRRTVYLAIQSSLDFEECAHKLLKMEFPGSQTKELCNMILDCCAQQRTYGKFFGLLAGHFCMLKKEYMEAFEGIFKEQYDTIHRLETNQLRNVAKMFAHLLHIDSLPWSVLEYITLSEETTTSSGRIFVKILFQELCEYMGLAKLNSRLKDATLQPFLEGLLPRDNPRNTRFAINFFTCIGLGGLTDELREHXKNATKIVRAKKQDIGYNSSFQETKKPFAPLPAPL; translated from the exons ATGCAGCTTCAGCTGGCCCTACGCGAGGGAGACACAATCAACTTCCATTTTGCCAATGGAAGCAGAGCTGTGAAGGACCTGGATGCTGTGAAAGACCTTCTTCAGCAGGTGCTGCCCAAATTCAAGAGCAAAGCCAataaagaactggaagagaaaagCAGAATGCTGCAAGAAGATCCTGGAAGACAACAGgtacattctaatgagagtactatggaatcaagagggagggagagaggaaaacgaagggagagagagaaagaaggagattctgatgggagaagagacagaaaatctCCTTCACCAGGCAGGAGGAGTACAAAAAGAGCAACAGCTCAGAGCTCATCTGCTCTGGGTGAGCCTccaacaaagaagaagaaagacaacTTGGAGCCACTCCTCACTCATGCAGGTGGTGCTTATATTCCTCCTGCGAAGCTCAGGCTGATGCAAGAACAGATTGCAGATAAAAACAGCTTAGCTTACCAAAAGATGAACTGGGAGGCCTTGAAGAAGTCAATCAATGGTCTTACCAATAAAGTGAACATTTCTAATGTAGGGGTGATCATTTATGAACTCCTTCAAGAAAACCTGGTTCGGGGCAGGGGATTGCTGTCTCGATCTGTTTTGCAAGCACAAAGCGCATCTCCAATCTTTACCCATGTTTATGCAGCCCTGGTGGCAATTATCAACTCCAAGTTCCCCAACATTGGAGAACTCATCCTAAAGAGGCTCATTCTCAATTTCAGAAAAGCCTATCgaagaaatgataagcagctTTGTCTAGCCGCTTCAAAATTTGTTGCCCATCTTTTTAACCAGAATGTGGCACATGAACTTTTATGCCTGGAGATGCTCACCTTACTTCTGGAAAGACCAACAGGTGATGGTGTCGAAGTGGCGATTGGAATTCTGAAAGAGTGTGGCCTCAAATTAACAGAGGTATCACCCAGGGGGATGAATGCTATCTTTGAACGCCTTCGAAACATTCTCCACGAATGTGAAATGGACCGACGAATTCAGTATATGATTGAAGTGATATTTGCGGTCCGTAAGGATGGATTCAAGGATCACCCTGTTATTCTGGAAGGACTTGATCTAGTAGAGGAAGAAGACCAGTTCACTCATATGCTTCCATTGGAAGAGGACTATAATCCAGAGGATGTACTTAATGTCTTCAAGCTGGATCCTAATTTTATGGACaatgaagagaaatacaaaacTCTTAAGAAAGAAATTCTTGATGAAAGGGACAGTGATTCAAACACAGACCAAGATGCTGGAAGtagtgaagaagaggaggaggaagaagatgaaggggAGGACGAAGGACTCAAAGTGACTattcatgaccaaacaggaaCCAATCTGGTGTCCTTTCGTCGGACTGTTTATCTTGCTATCCAGTCGAGTTTAGATTTTGAAGAATGTGCTCACAAATTGTTGAAAATGGAGTTCCCCGGCAGCCAAACAAAAGAACTTTGCAACATGATACTTGACTGCTGTGCCCAACAGAGGACGTATGGGAAATTTTTTGGTTTGTTGGCAGGGCATTTCTGCATGCTGAAAAAGGAATACATGGAGGCCTTTGAGGGTATTTTCAAGGAACAATATGATACCATACATCGACTGGAAACAAACCAATTGAGAAATGTTGCCAAGATGTTTGCTCATCTCTTACATATCGATTCACTTCCATGGAGTGTTCTTGAATATATAACACTGAGTGAAGAAACTACTACCTCTTCCGGCAGGATTTTTGTTAAAATACTTTTTCAAGAACTTTGTGAATACATGGGACTTGCTAAACTTAATTCACGACTGAAGGATGCAACATTGCAGCCATTCCTTGAAGGATTGCTGCCCAGAGATAATCCCAGAAACACTCGGTTTGCCATCAACTTCTTTACGTGCATAGGTCTTGGAGGCTTAACAGATGAACTACGAGAAC CTAAAAATGCAACCAAGATCGTCAGGGCAAAGAAACAGgatattggttataattcttcttt TCAAGAGACCAAGAAGCCCTTTGCCCCGCTGCCCGCACCACTGTGA
- the LOC118850859 gene encoding splicing factor 3B subunit 1-like: MGEEAQNHSVAPGLARSWSVMVAGDIEAQIREIQGKKAALVEEQGVGLDSIGYYDQEIYGGNDSRFDGYVTSIAATELEDDDDYSSSTSLLGQKKSGYQPTVALLNDKAQSTEWYDPFSEHCPSKIADREDEYKKHRRTMIISPERLDPFADGGKTPDPKMNARTYMDVMREQHLTKEEREIRQQLAEKAKAGGLKVVDGASSQPPSKRKRRWDQTADQTPGPTPKKLSKWDQAETPGHTPSSRWDETPGHAKGSETPGATPGSKIWDPTPSHAPAGAATPGHGDTPGHATPGHGGATSSARKNRWDETPQTERDTPGNGSGWAETPRTDRGGDLLGETPTPGASKRKSRWDETPASQMGGSTPVLTPGKTPFGTPAMNMATPTPGQIMSMTAEQLQAWRWEREIDERNRLLSDEELDAMFPEGHKVLPPPAGYVPIHMPARKLTATPTPLGGMTGFHMQTEDRSMKSVNDQPSGNLPFLKPDDIQYFDKLLVDVDESILSPEEQKERKIMKLLLKIKNGTPPMRKAALRQITDKAREFGGGLLFNQILPLLMSPTLEDQERHLLIKVIDRILYKLDDLVRPYVHKILVVIEPLLIDEDYYARVEGREIISNLAKAAGLATMISTMRPDIDNMDEYVRNTTARAFAVVASALGIPSLLPFLKAVCKSKKSWQARHTGIKIVQQIAILLGCAILPHLRSLVGIIEHGLVDEQQKVRTISALAIAALAEAATPYGIESFDSVLKPLWKGIRQHRGKGLAAFLKAIGYLIPLMDAEYANYYTREVMLILIREFQSPDEEMKKIVLKVVKQCCGTDGVEANYIKTEILPPFFKHFWQHRMALDRRNYRQLVDTTVELANKVGAAEIISRIVDDLKDEAEQYRKMVMETTEKIMGNLGAADIDHKLEEQLIDGILYAFQEQTTEDSVILNGFGTVVNALGKRVKPYLPQICGTVLWRLNNKSAKVRQQAADLISRTAVVMKTCQEEKLMGHLGVVLYEYLGEEYPEVLGSILGALKAIVNVIGMPKMMPPIKDLLPRLTPILKNRHEKVQENCIDLVGRIADRGAEYVSAREWMRICFELLELLKAHKKAIRRATVNTFGYIAKAIGPHDVLATLLNNLKVQERQNRVCTTVAIAIIAETCSPFTVLPALMNEYRVPELNVQNGVLKSLSFLFEYIGEMGKDYIYAVTPLLEDALMDRDLVHRQTASAVVQHMSLGAYGFGCEDSLNHLLNYVWPNIFETSPHVIQAVMGALEGLRVAIGACRMLQYCLQGLFHPARKVRDVYWKIYNSIYIGSQDALIAHYPKIYNDEKNTYIRYELDYIL; the protein is encoded by the coding sequence ATGGGGGAGGAGGCACAGAATCATTCTGTGGCACCTGGTTTGGCACGGAGCTGGAGTGTGATGGTGGCTGGAGATATTGAAGCACAGATTCGAGAAATCCAAGGGAAGAAGGCAGCTCTTGTTGAAGAGCAAGGAGTTGGCCTTGATTCTATAGGCTATTATGACCAAGAAATTTATGGTGGTAATGACAGCAGATTCGATGGCTATGTAACATCAATTGCTGCAACTGAAttagaagatgatgatgattacTCCTCATCTACTAGCCTGCTTGGCCAGAAGAAGTCAGGATACCAACCCACAGTGGCATTGCTTAATGACAAAGCACAGTCAACAGAATGGTATGACCCGTTTTCTGAACACTGTCCTTCAAAGATTGCAGATCGTGAAGATGAATATAAAAAGCACAGGCGAACTATGATAATTTCTCCAGAGCGTCTTGATCCTTTTGCAGATGGAGGCAAGACACCTGATCCTAAAATGAATGCTAGGACGTATATGGATGTTATGCGAGAACAGCATTTGActaaagaggagagggaaattaGGCAACAACtagcagaaaaagcaaaagctgGAGGACTTAAAGTTGTTGATGGTGCATCATCCCAGCCTCCTTCAAAACGCAAAAGGCGTTGGGATCAGACAGCTGATCAGACTCCTGGTCCAACTCCAAAAAAGCTCTCAAAGTGGGATCAAGCAGAGACTCCTGGGCATACACCTTCCTCGAGGTGGGATGAAACACCTGGTCATGCAAAGGGCAGTGAGACACCTGGAGCAACACCTGGCTCAAAAATATGGGATCCTACTCCTAGTCATGCCCCAGCAGGAGCAGCTACTCCTGGACACGGTGATACGCCTGGTCATGCAACACCAGGCCATGGAGGTGCAACTTCAAGTGCACGTAAAAACAGATGGGATGAGACCCCTCAAACTGAAAGAGATACTCCTGGGAATGGAAGTGGGTGGGCTGAGACTCCTCGTACAGATCGTGGTGGAGACTTACTTGGTGAAACGCCGACTCCTGGAGCAAGCAAAAGAAAGTCACGTTGGGATGAAACACCAGCTAGTCAGATGGGTGGGAGCACTCCTGTTTTGACTCCTGGTAAAACACCATTTGGCACACCTGCTATGAACATGGCGACACCTACTCCAGGTCAAATAATGAGCATGACTGCTGAACAGCTtcaggcatggagatgggagagagaaattGATGAGAGAAATCGTCTGCTTTctgatgaagagttggatgctATGTTCCCAGAAGGACATAAGGTACTCCCTCCACCTGCTGGCTATGTTCCTATTCATATGCCAGCTCGGAAGCTGACAGCAACTCCTACACCTTTAGGTGGCATGACTGGATTCCACATGCAAACTGAAGATAGGTCTATGAAAAGTGTTAATGACCAACCATCTGGaaatcttccatttttaaaacctGATGATATTCAATACTTTGATAAACTGTTGGTGGATGTAGATGAATCAATACTTAGtccagaagaacaaaaagagagaaaaataatgaaattacttttaaaaatcaagaatggCACACCTCCAATGAGAAAGGCTGCATTGCGTCAAATCACTGACAAAGCTCGTGAATTTGGAGGTGGGCTTTTGTTTAATCAGATTCTTCCATTGCTGATGTCTCCAACGCTTGAAGACCAAGAACGTCATTTGCTCATCAAAGTGATCGATAGAATTTTGTACAAGCTCGATGACTTGGTTCGACCCTATGTCCATAAGATCCTTGTGGTTATTGAACCATTACTGATTGACGAAGATTACTATGCCAGAGTGGAAGGCAGAGAGATCATTTCCAATCTGGCTAAGGCTGCTGGCTTGGCAACCATGATTTCCACGATGCGACCTGATATAGACAACATGGATGAATATGTCCGTAACACAACAGCTCGAGCTTTTGCCGTTGTCGCATCTGCCTTGGGCATTCCTTCCTTGTTGCCCTTCTTGAAAGCTGTGTGTAAGAGCAAGAAGTCCTGGCAGGCTAGGCATACTGGTATTAAGATTGTACAGCAAATTGCTATTCTTTTGGGTTGCGCCATACTCCCTCATCTCAGAAGTTTAGTTGGAATCATCGAGCACGGCCTTGTGGATGAACAACAGAAAGTCCGGACCATCAGTGCTTTGGCTATTGCCGCTCTGGCTGAAGCGGCTACTCCTTATGGCATTGAATCTTTTGATTCTGTGTTGAAGCCTTTGTGGAAAGGTATCCGCCAGCACAGAGGAAAGGGCTTGGCTGCCTTCTTGAAAGCTATTGGATACCTTATTCCTCTCATGGATGCAGAATATGCAAACTACTATACTAGAGAAGTGATGTTAATCCTTATCAGAGAATTCCAATCTCCTGacgaagaaatgaaaaagattgTGTTGAAGGTGGTAAAGCAGTGTTGTGGGACAGACGGTGTAGAAGCAAATTACATCAAAACAGagattcttcctccttttttcaaacatttttggCAACACAGAATGGCGTTGGACCGAAGAAATTACAGACAGTTAGTGGATACCACGGTGGAGTTGGCAAACAAAGTAGGTGCAGCAGAAATTATTTCCAGGATTGTGGATGATCTGAAAGATGAAGCGGAACAGTACAGAAAGATGGTTATGGAAACTACTGAGAAAATAATGGGGAACTTGGGTGCAGCAGACATTGACCACAAACTCGAAGAGCAACTTATTGATGGCATCCTTTATGCCTTTCAGGAACAGACCACAGAGGACTCAGTGATATTGAATGGTTTTGGGACAGTAGTCAATGCCCTTGGCAAAAGAGTCAAGCCATATTTGCCTCAGATCTGTGGTACGGTTTTGTGGCGTTTGAACAACAAATCAGCCAAAGTCAGACAACAGGCTGCTGACCTCATCTCTCGTACTGCTGTTGTTATGAAAACTTGTCAAGAGGAAAAATTGATGGGACATTTGGGGGTTGTCCTCTATGAGTACTTGGGTGAAGAGTACCCTGAAGTATTGGGAAGCATCCTTGGAGCACTGAAGGCCATTGTGAATGTAATAGGTATGCCCAAGATGATGCCACCAATTAAAGACTTATTGCCAAGGCTTACCCCAATCTTAAAGAATAGACATGAGAAAGTACAAGAAAACTGTATTGATCTTGTTGGACGTATTGCTGACAGGGGAGCAGAATATGTCTCTGCAAGAGAATGGATGAGAATTTGCTTTGAACTTTTAGAGTTGTTAAAAGCTCATAAAAAAGCTATCCGGAGAGCCACAGTCAACACATTTGGTTATATTGCAAAAGCCATTGGACCTCATGATGTATTGGCTACACTGCTAAATAATCTCAAAGTTCAAGAAAGACAAAACCGAGTATGTACAACAGTGGCCATAGCTATCATAGCAGAGACATGTTCACCATTCACAGTCTTGCCTGCCCTGATGAATGAATATCGAGTTCCAGAGTTGAATGTTCAGAATGGTGTTTTGAAAtcactttctttcttgtttgaaTATATTGGAGAAATGGGCAAAGACTATATTTATGCTGTAACACCATTACTTGAAGATGCTTTGATGGACAGAGATCTTGTACACAGACAGACTGCCAGTGCAGTGGTGCAGCACATGTCTCTTGGGGCTTATGGATTTGGTTGTGAAGATTCTCTTAATCATTTGTTGAATTATGTATGGCCTAATATATTTGAGACATCTCCCCATGTTATTCAAGCAGTTATGGGAGCCCTGGAAGGCCTAAGAGTTGCTATTGGAGCATGTAGAATGTTGCAATACTGTTTGCAGGGTTTGTTTCACCCAGCCAGAAAAGTCAGAGATGTGTACTGGAAGATTTACAATTCTATCTACATTGGTTCACAGGATGCACTCATAGCACATTATCCAAAAATCTACAATGATGAAAAAAACACCTATATTCGTTATGAACTTGACTACAtcttataa
- the LOC118850862 gene encoding LOW QUALITY PROTEIN: pre-mRNA-splicing factor CWC22 homolog (The sequence of the model RefSeq protein was modified relative to this genomic sequence to represent the inferred CDS: substituted 1 base at 1 genomic stop codon) → MALSSEEVLLMVKKVQQKKQDGSLYLMAQRIAWAPEGKDSFTTSHRYSDIQCQKISPEGKEGNTKMQLQLVLNAGDTISFHFANGSRAMKDLDAVTDLLQQVLPKFKKKANKEVEEKSRMLQEDPGRQQVHSNESTMESRGRERGKRREREKEGDSDGRRDRKSPSPGRRSTKRATAQSSSALGEPPTKKKKDNLEPLLTHAGGAYIPPAKLRLMQEQIADKNSLAYQKMNWEALKKSINGLTNKVNISNVGVIIYELLQENLVRGRGLLSRSVLQAQSASPIFTHVYAALVAIINSKFPNIGELILKRLILNFRKAYRRNDKQLCLAASKFVAHLFNQNVAHELLCLEMLTLLLERPTGDGVEVAIGILKECGLKLTEVSPRGMNAIFERLRNILHECEMDRRIQYMIEVIFAVRKDGFKDHPVILEGLDLVEEEDQFTHMLPLEEDYNPEDVLNVFKLDPNFMDSEEKYKTLKNEILDERDSDSNTDQDAGSSEEEEEEEDEGEDEGPKVTIHDQTGTNLVSFRRTVYLAIQSSLDFEECAHKLLKMEFPGSQTKELCNMILDCCAQQRTYGKFFGLLAGHFCMLKKEYMEAFEGIFKEQYDTIHRLETNQLRNVAKMFAHLLHTDSLPWSVLEYITLSEETTTSSGRIFVKILFQELCEYMGLAKLNSRLKDATLQPFLEGLLPRDNPRNTRFAINFFTCIGLGGXTDELREHLKNATKIVRAKKQDIEDIEFSDSSSSSSESD, encoded by the exons ATGGCACTTTCATCAGAAGAAGTTCTACTGATGGTAAAGAAGGTGCAGCAGAAGAAGCAGGATGGATCTCTGTACCTCATGGCACAAAGGATAGCTTGGGCACCTGAAGGCAAAGACAGCTTTACAACCAGCCATAGGTACTCAGACATTCAATGCCAGAAAATCAGtcctgaaggaaaagaaggaaatactaAAATGCAGCTTCAGCTGGTCCTCAATGCAGGAGACACAATCAGCTTCCATTTTGCCAATGGAAGCAGAGCTATGAAGGACTTGGATGCTGTGACAGACCTTCTTCAGCAGGTGCTGCCCAAATTCAAGAAGAAAGCCAATAAAGAAGTGGAAGAGAAAAGCAGAATGCTGCAAGAAGATCCGGGAAGACAACAGgtacattctaatgagagtactatggaatcaagagggagggagagaggaaaacgaagggagagagagaaagaaggagattctgatgggagaagagacagaaaatctCCTTCACCAGGCAGGAGGAGTACAAAAAGAGCAACAGCTCAGAGCTCATCTGCTCTGGGTGAGCCTccaacaaagaagaagaaagacaacTTGGAGCCACTCCTCACTCATGCAGGTGGTGCTTATATTCCTCCTGCGAAGCTCAGGCTGATGCAAGAACAGATTGCAGATAAAAACAGCTTAGCTTACCAAAAGATGAACTGGGAGGCCTTGAAGAAGTCAATCAATGGTCTTACCAATAAAGTGAACATTTCTAATGTAGGGGTGATCATTTATGAACTCCTTCAAGAAAACCTGGTTCGGGGCAGGGGATTGCTGTCTCGATCTGTTTTGCAAGCACAAAGCGCATCTCCAATCTTTACCCATGTTTATGCAGCCCTGGTGGCAATTATCAACTCCAAGTTCCCCAACATTGGAGAACTCATCCTAAAGAGGCTCATTCTCAATTTCAGAAAAGCCTATCgaagaaatgataagcagctTTGTCTAGCCGCTTCAAAATTTGTTGCCCATCTTTTTAACCAGAATGTGGCACATGAACTTTTATGCCTGGAGATGCTCACCTTACTTCTGGAAAGACCAACAGGTGATGGTGTCGAAGTGGCGATTGGAATTCTGAAAGAGTGTGGCCTCAAATTAACAGAGGTATCACCCAGGGGGATGAATGCTATCTTTGAACGCCTTCGAAACATTCTCCACGAATGTGAAATGGACCGACGAATTCAGTATATGATTGAAGTGATATTTGCGGTCCGTAAGGATGGATTCAAGGATCACCCTGTTATTCTGGAAGGACTTGATCTAGTAGAGGAAGAAGACCAGTTCACTCATATGCTTCCATTGGAAGAGGACTATAATCCAGAGGATGTACTTAATGTCTTCAAGCTGGATCCTAATTTTATGGACAGTGAAGAGAAATACAAAActcttaagaatgaaattcttgATGAAAGGGACAGTGATTCAAACACAGACCAAGATGCTGGAAGtagtgaagaagaggaggaggaagaagatgaaggggAGGACGAAGGACCCAAAGTGACTattcatgaccaaacaggaaCCAATCTGGTGTCCTTTCGTCGGACTGTTTATCTTGCTATCCAGTCGAGTTTAGATTTTGAAGAATGTGCTCACAAATTGTTGAAAATGGAGTTCCCCGGCAGCCAAACAAAAGAACTTTGCAACATGATACTTGACTGCTGTGCCCAACAGAGGACGTATGGGAAATTTTTTGGTTTGTTGGCAGGGCATTTCTGCATGCTGAAAAAGGAATACATGGAGGCCTTTGAGGGTATTTTCAAGGAACAATATGATACCATACATCGACTGGAAACAAACCAATTGAGAAATGTTGCCAAGATGTTTGCTCATCTCTTACATACCGATTCACTTCCATGGAGTGTTCTTGAATATATAACACTGAGTGAAGAAACTACTACCTCTTCCGGCAGGATTTTTGTTAAAATACTTTTTCAAGAACTTTGTGAATACATGGGACTTGCTAAACTTAATTCACGACTGAAGGATGCAACATTGCAGCCATTCCTTGAAGGATTGCTGCCCAGAGATAATCCCAGAAACACTCGGTTTGCCATCAACTTCTTTACGTGCATAGGTCTTGGAGGCTGAACAGATGAACTACGAGAACATCTAAAAAATGCAACCAAGATCGTCAGGGCAAAGAAACAGgatattg aggATATTGAGTTCTCagattcctcctcttcctcttcagagTCTGACTGA